tattacatgtctactgttaagactcgccgtagagaatgaatggggaaattacggaggttatagtttgacgatgtcgtactcccgtgcgggccagatgctatataccacggacatgtttggGGTGCCACCTAAAATGagttggcgggccgtagtttggggaccactgatgtaAGGTCTAGTCAGTGTTGCGGCACCTGTCACTGGATACAGGCATTcgtgaccttaacgaattttgaacacccattgttgCAACTCTAcgtttatatggctctgggacATCCCCTCCCTGCAACCACATTATGCTTGTGTGCGTATGTGGGGGTCACACGTTTAAGATTTCAAAACTGCACaatgtgttttatttataaactaaactaaactgtcggtcattaagaaaacataatgattgtgTCGTTGTAGCTTTGTGTAACCCAGACATCAGCAACGCTCATTTTATACGACCAATCACTCTGGTGGCTGCCTGCACTTTCCCTGTCGTCACGGCTGCAACTCGCACTCGTTTTCTGCTTTTTAGTGGCGTGTTCATCAGACACCCGTCTGAGCCTCCATGAACCATGTCAACAATGAATGAAAATTAGCTTATTATCAATGAGTGTTATCAATTTGAGCgagtatgctacacatacatacatatacatacaaggACTGCTGCAGACAATGAGCTGCCAACCATCATAATGTAATAGCAacccaaaataatgaacttgctgtccgtataaaaaaagaaaataaaaagttGGTCACTTGGTGACAATAGGCTACTCAAGGGAATAAAGCAATTAGcctaataaacaaaatatttgtctCACTCAGTACGTATATCTCGTAAATTGGTGAGCCATAGAATATCCCACCGTCAAGATTATTATATTTCAAGATTCCAATCTATCCCACCTGAATATGAAAAGTTATTTCTACTGACATGCTTCCTggtgacataaaaacacacatggtTTCCCTTTGATATAAAGGCTGACATAAGAGACATAGCTATGCAAGATGGGTACAAATCCCAGACTTTCCTGAAAAAGGTCTCAAAGGGTTAATGcttctttccacaaaactcaccagaagtttatatttaaggggttattttttaaaaatgtcttctGGGGAAGCATGCCCCCAGACCACCCTAACTAAGCTGAGTTACCAACCTTTTGAAGTGGGCCCTTTTCACATCTAGGGGCCCACTGGTTGATAATCCGTACATGTGTGCACACCTTTTGCTATATGTGCAAGTTTTACACAGTTATTTTAGTACATGGTGCACTTAccttagtaaatagtgcacttacttcaattcaattctaCCTTCATTGAATGAGCACACGATTTAGCACACAAGTAAACattttagtgagtgagtgagtgcccccctcccaaaaaaaaaaaaaactcactccaagctgagctcaaaacttgagaaccctgctaataacacaggtaattaaataattgaaaaaccAGGCACTTTGTAGGtagattaaagtaggcctataaaggCTTACATATGACAGTTCCAACGAGTtccacaaaccatttatcagcctgagtggcccaTTACTGTAATTagtcataggctaggctatatatatagcTTATCAACATAAGACTAGCTTGTGCAAGTTTCTGCCTAGCAATAACATCAATGCTTCAGCTCcgctaacctttctctctgccttccatccatgtgtaaaatagcaagcaaccacgcaaatccgtcgactgtcaaaaatcctgtagttttcccatagacagtaagacttttcctcgaacttgatcgcttgtagggtcatgccattagacGGGGGCCcgctcatttatccccctacatttctgtaaatagacttgacctgcaatcggttcattggataaaccagaaacacattccccattcccaagaggctttgctccattctagcctaggcctgcgttaatttaagaacaaacaaacgaattaaattgtcttttttttttattggtgaccatgaaagttctgtaacgcctgaataagacaaaaatcaattaaaataaaaaatgaaggcTAGCCTTCGcaaaaatcagcatgggagagatgagtgtgcagggtaaACATGAagacagtgagcgagtggtatACATATTGGTTGGATTTCTAAGAACTTTGAATTGTATGTCACGAAGattttctatatgtatttcTCATGTACGACTCACGGCCGCGTTAAAAGCTGTTTGGGCCggccggcccaccgggaaaactcccgaccatcccgattgccactccgcccctgaCGCTTGCATTCTTTCATAGTCCACACTGCAGGGATCTCATTGCCCTGAAGATAACATTGTCTTTGTGATGTGTGGCGACAGGGTCAGGCATAGAGAAGGAAGATCAGCCAAATTTGAAGAAAAATCATACAAGTTGACATCTAATTGTTGCAATATCCAAAACCTTGTGCCTGCAATGGCAATAACAGGGGCATCACCAGAAATGTTGAGCCCcatgaaagggaaaaaaaaaacaaggtttCACATTATTTTGTTATACTTTTCATATAAAATGCAAAAGATTCATGGGCAATGACAAGCTAATTCTTTCAGTTGTTCAAAcagttttttattttagaatGACAGAAGCTGATGGAAGCCACATTACACATGGTCCAGGTACAGACACCAGAACAGACTGTGTAACGGACATTGTATTTGTGAGCAGGATATCACAAGGAAAGGACAAGAGATCGCCCTGCGTCTCATCAGTCCGTTGGGCACTCGGCGAAGTAGTCAGCGGCAACAACAGAACGGCATTCCATGGGGAACATCATAGCCATCCTGCAACAACACATGTCTCTATTAGACTCAGGGGAAGATTGGTTTTGTGATCTTATAGCAGGCCTACTTAagtttattgtattgtattcaaATTAATTTGAGATCAAACTCcaggattttatttttttggttgTTCAGATAATTTACACCATTGTCCAGGGTTCAAtcaaacaatcaatcaatcaatcaatcttttgtaatagcatttttttttttatagaaaaACAATGTCATTGTCATCAAGTGCTTTCATTGACTCAATTGTGTTGAAGGCCTCAATAATGGAAGCATCAGTTATGGTTGAACGAAGACTGTTAAATTAACAAGGAGCCACTGAGACTGGTacactgtcactgtcactgtcactgtcacacacacacacacacacacacacacacacacacacacacaatcaacagaAATCGGGGCAAAAATACCCTTTTCAACAATTGATATAAGAGATTGCGATATGCGAGTCCTTTAATTGTCTCCTGGCACAAATGGTTGTCTCTACTTACATTTTGGCCCTCATGGCGAGGGCCATGAATTTCTGCTCTGGGTCCAATTTCCTGAAAGAGAAGAAGGGGAACACTTTAGCGGTCTGCACAAAATGTTCTAAACAATGATCTGTGAAAGATAGGCTACTGATGTGAagtccattattattattattattattattattattattattatagtagtagtagttgtagtaatGATATCAGATTCCTCACATTTTCTCGTGGGTTCTCTTCAATTCCTTCACACAGTCGATGTCATCACTGATATCATCATCAATCAAATCtatagggggaaaaaaatcaacaaTTACTATTATGTAACAATTAAGGCATCCACTCGCCCATTAGTAATGGATAAAGTACATCCTATCCTGCCCTTGCCTCTGACAGAACAGCATTACAAGGACCCCCGCTCAGGGGTGACACTACTGGGGCATAGTCCTAATAAAAGAGGCAACAGGAGCTAGTTAAAAACCGTAACTTATTTACTGGGGCACAGCacttcaacccccccccccctttgtcCAGCCCAGACTTACCGCTGCAGGGCATCTGGCAGATGTTCAATGAGGGCGTGTCCTCAGACTCACACACCACTCGGTCAGCCAGCTGAAAAATGCCGTAGAGCGTCCAGGTCGAGgagtcctcctccacctcctcctccacctcctcggGCTCCTCCTGGCTGTCCTCCTGCTGGGGTCGCCCCCACGGCCGTCCCCCCATGGGGCGGAACCTGGGCATCACTGCCGGCTTGCCCCGTTGGGGAGGCGACCAGGGACGCCCGAAGGGCCTGCCCCAAGGACGACGCACCGGTCTCTCTGGCTTGTCCGCGGGAGCCTCAGGGTTCTCGGGCTTGGGAACCGGCTCACCCTCGCCCTGGCCTGCGGAGCCGGAGCCCTCGTCGCCGACGCTGGGTCTCCTGGGGGGCCAGGGCCTGCGGCCGGGGAAAAGGGGCTTGGGGGGGTCCATCATGGTCACCTGGCTCGTGTTGAACTGGGTGGTGAACTCAATTTTACAGATgactgtgggagagagagagagagagagagagagagagagagagagatgaggaggggcAAAAGAATGGTCAGGGTTTTCTCAGCCTCTCCTCAACAGGGTTTATCATTCTATTCTGTGAGAGTAGGGCTTAATGCGCTAGCATGTCTTAGTCCAATTGTACATTACAGATGACTGGGGGGaggagaagtggaggaggaggagaggaggagtaggaggtggaggaggaggaggtggaggaagaggaggagagtgtaGGCAGGAGAATGTTAGAGGAGCAAAAGAATGGTCAGGGTTTTCTCAGCCTCTTCTTGACAgggttctctcactctctgaccCTCTCTGACTGTTTGGGTTCACAATGGTGTCGGTCAGAGGTGAATACCACTAGATACAAAAATTCACTCAATATTCACTACATTAAGTGAGGGAAATTAAGGATCATTAGTCACCCTTTACTGTTATAAACCACCAATAGTCTCTATTTTCaattaaaacataaacattATTCATTAAACAATTAAAAACGTGTCTTTAATACAACAGGAAACTCTCACTCTTAGCCAGAATGTCCTCCATCTTGAAGGGCCTCTTCATGCCGTCGTCTTCATCGTCCATATCGGGCAGCATGGCCTCCAGTTCCGCCTTCATTTCGCACTTGGTCAGCACCAGTCCTTCAGCCGGACCAGCGACCAGCGCCACCACCAGCAGCCCCAGCATCTCACCCAGCGCCAGAGCCTTCATGGCAGGTACGCAAGTGGAGCGTCACTTAAACACCTTGCCTGTCAATCTGCAGAGAGTTGTCGAGAAGAGGTTGTTGTGTCGTGTCTAAAGGTCTGAGGCAGGCGAACTAGCTTTTATGTACAGTTCGAGAAGCAAGGTGGGTGGAAATGGTTGGTGTCGTGTTAAACTCCCGACTGTAATTTCCAGCTCTGTTGGGTACATATAATTAGGATCCCTGAAGAGTTGAGGGTGACAAAAGGTTGCTGTGATTATGATTAACTCGACTCATGTTAGCGTATAAGACCTTTCGGCCCCTCTGTCACGTTTTTCCTGAGCCGTGGGGTAAACATCCAACAGCCGTACATTGTCCACAGTGccatttaaaaagaaagaaaaagaacacATGAGGAAACTTGAGCGACTCAAGGGATTAGTTCAACAAGTGGTGAAGCGAAGATTGCGTAATCATTGTTGAAGATAAGAACAAGCTCAGAGGTGACCCTTTTTTAATGAACAATGGAACAAAACTCTCATGTTGATCGAATGACAAAAAGAGTTATAAGGTGatgtgggcggtggtagtgtagtggttaaggaactgggctagcgtgcagtagcctgaaagttgtcggttcaattcccggctaccaccgttgtgcccttgagcaaggcacttaaccccaagttgctccggggacaatgtaatcccttgtaatatagttgacatatgtaagtcgctttggctaaaaatgcgtcagccaaatgtaatgtaatgtaatgatgtaTAGAAGGAAGCATTCAAATCAAGACTTTCATCAAAATCATTGACATGTTATGTGTCTACAAATACCAGTAATACCAGTGGCCATCTATGTTTCTGTAGTACTATATTATACATTTGATACAATCTGAATTTATAAACTCTATGAATATAATCAAACAACATCATATTAACAATGACAGTTATAACTAGATTTGGTATGCATCAAATGGAGAAAATTAATTGTTTTTCTCAATCAGTAGACTTACTTGTAGCCAAAGCAGGACCTTCCTGGACTCTGAAAGGAGTCTTTTTGTGCCTGTTGTGATGGTGCTGGCATGCTCTAGCCTTTATAGGGGGAGAGGCTGACAGACATAACCCATGGCTTACCGACTCTTGTTCAACTTTGACATGGACAATGACACAAGTGACCAAAGGATTGGAGGATAAACACACAGCCGCTCATTTCCTTCTTTGTGGATGGCAGATTGTTAGCAGTATGTTGGATGACAGATTAGCCACATAATATTCTTTTGCAATGAAGCCTTGGTTACATTGTGGTCTATTGTTGAATGCATGGCGTCTATTTGCATGTGAGACCCATATATTAACCCCCTGGCTCTCTCGGAGTACATGTTTGCCAATTCAACTGTTTGATCTGAGTGGTGAATATAAAGATTCAGTGTTTGGAGAGACTTTGAGGAGCTATTCACCTGCCATAGAAGTGATGTGTTAAaatgacacattgctgtgtgtgctcagggacaacacattttgtgtcaaTTTCAAAACAGCAATTGTGTGGCTGGGTGAAAGGTTAAAGACAAATTTCAGCTATCTAACAAAAAAAATCCTTTCACCCAGCCAGCCACACAATTCAGCTATCTACacataattgctgtgttgaaattgacacagaatgtgttgtccctgagcacacacagcaatgtgtcattTTAACACATCACTTTTTAGAGTGACACCCTCACCTCACTTAGGGAGACTCAGCTTTGTTGTCACACAAGTTTAACTGTACGTCATGACATAAAACATACATTTCCCCTCTGTAGGATGCAACATACATTTCCCCTGTCTTATACAGTACTGGTAGAGTGGATTGTGTGGTTTGGCCTTAAATGAAATGGAAATAGGTAGATAATGCAAAATAGTTTTAGATGTAGCTGTATTGTcattgtatctgtgtatgtaatTTTAGCTGTATCTCATTGTTCTCAATatacctctgaagtttgcctacaaaaaaataaccaaagctgccgtctttgcccatataaggagatccgggtgttaattgaagctaactacctatggcaaagaaagttagctctggggtagcaaaaatctaagtttgCCAACTGAAGATCACAGGAGCCacaggcagaggacaaaagtgtgttgagcaaaacgtctgcatATATATGTAATAATTCCATAAGGGAAAATCgcaagataccggatctcaacgatggcagcttttttgtaggcaaacttcagaggtctattgtaGATGCATCTCATTCTACAGCAGAGGAGTACGGGAGGAATTGGTGGCAGGGGGAGGTTGCTATGCAACAGTAGAAATTGGGAATCAGCTACAGAGACCTTCCTAGATTTCCAAACAATCAGGTGACCGGACCAGTggtcttacagacacacacactacttataAAGCTTtctaaaacagacacacagcttTCTAAAACAGACCCACACCACTTATAAAGCTTTCTAAAACAGACATACACCACTTATAAAGCTTtctaaaacagaca
This window of the Alosa alosa isolate M-15738 ecotype Scorff River chromosome 7, AALO_Geno_1.1, whole genome shotgun sequence genome carries:
- the LOC125298148 gene encoding uncharacterized protein LOC125298148, with product MKALALGEMLGLLVVALVAGPAEGLVLTKCEMKAELEAMLPDMDDEDDGMKRPFKMEDILAKIICKIEFTTQFNTSQVTMMDPPKPLFPGRRPWPPRRPSVGDEGSGSAGQGEGEPVPKPENPEAPADKPERPVRRPWGRPFGRPWSPPQRGKPAVMPRFRPMGGRPWGRPQQEDSQEEPEEVEEEVEEDSSTWTLYGIFQLADRVVCESEDTPSLNICQMPCSDLIDDDISDDIDCVKELKRTHEKMKLDPEQKFMALAMRAKMMAMMFPMECRSVVAADYFAECPTD